Sequence from the Drosophila innubila isolate TH190305 chromosome 3L unlocalized genomic scaffold, UK_Dinn_1.0 0_D_3L, whole genome shotgun sequence genome:
TCACTGCGGCGACTTTAATTTCGTGTGCggcttttctttttaaagcGAAGCTTTTTCACTTAGTTTAATAGCGTCTTAAATATCAGTtcttattgaataatttaactCTACTCTTAACTAACTCTCACTGgcatttaatgtttattttagtgGGCACTTTTGTTCAATCGTTGGATTCGGCATTGCGGAAATGCTGTCGCTGTTTGTTGGTTGCACACATAACTGGCATATAAAACTGTAAATCGGCTTTTGGACACTGCAACGTTGCCCGCTGCTGTATGAAGACCGAGCGACCAGCCTCTGGGCCGAAAAGCACGACGACAGCGACatcaacgacgacgacgacgacaacaaaatgcagcaaaacttttttaaagctGCAATAATACAAACACACGTACAAATGCAGGCTCACAGGATGTACCGTTGAACGAAGAGCGAAGAGCCAACAAAACAATCACATGGTGTAAGCtcgccgcaacaacaacagcaacagcagcagaccCAAATACATAACGGTGCCGCAAAAACATAAACAGAGAGCCCAGCGTCAAGCCGACAATGCGACGAGAGAgcggcaaattgaaaatggcaGCCGCGGGCGCTAAAAACtgcagttaaattttaaatacatataaatacaatttatttgttatattcaATTATCTTTACTTGTAATTGTACAATGAATTTGTAtgcttaattaattgcaattccaTGTTACACATTGCATTTTGTATGCCAAAAGTTTATACTCTCACAGCTGCTCTCACACGCCGGCGCTCTCTTGCACTCACTGCTCTGTTCTGCTTTTGCTCTGCCCACGCGCTGCAGAATCGCGTGCACATAATGAAACGAGGTCAGGGCCGTTTTGCTCACGCTGACTACCCGcaacgcacactcacacatacagacaaacaCACTCTTGTACAAGGGAAGCTTTCatattgttttgctttttagcGGCAAAAGCTAAAGAGAGCTTTAAAAGAACACActcttaaaatgaaaagtaatcGAGAAGAACTCAAGAAATCgtataaatatttcagtttgGTTTATAGGTACACAAAATTTCGTTTAATCATTAGTAACAAATATATGCTTTATAAATACGTACTTTAAAGGCTTAACtgttaatgtatttatataaatcaacTTAAAACGAATACAAAATCGAGCACCGTCTAAACATTATCAAAATTCATAAGAACAAAACGTGAAAATGACACATAAATACTACACATAGAGAGGCAGAAAGAACACAAAAGAAAACGTAAAAGATTTAcctgtaaatatttcaaattggaCTGTAGAATTTTAAGGCACTTGCGGTGTCGGTTAGATTCAGTTAAGTTTCAGTTAATTAACACAAAGTAGTATAATTACAATTAGTTGGCAAACACATTAAGGGAGCATTTCCTTCCGCTCCGCTTCGCTTTTCATTATTCTTTTTAGCTACACAGTTTTGTAAACAGGCACATTTTGGCTTCGTAACTATGTTGCTTTTAAGGTGCAactatttttacttttcatttcgCACTGTGGATTAGCGCTTCATCTTCTCGAGGATTGGTACAACCATGTCGAACTTGGGTCGCTTGCCCGGATCCTCATTCATGCATATCGAGATGAGCTTAGACATGTGCGAGGAGGTTCCTGGAGGTATTTTAACCCTCAGTCCCTCCAGTGCAATCTTCATGCCACACTCCATGGGCGACCACTCGGCAAAGGGCACCTCACGTGTGGTCAACTCCCAGATGAGCACGGCAAAGCTCCACATATCGGAGGCCTCCCAGTTACGATCGGCCGGCTTGCGTTGCAGCGCCTCTGGTGACATCCAGGCAGGCTGATAGATGCGTCCCTTCTCCTGGAAGGAGAACTTGGCATCACCCATGTTAATGCGTGCCGTTAGATCATCGTCGATCATAACGTGATGACTGTTCAGATGATAAGTCGGTATAATCCGCTCCAGCGAGTGCAAAAAGGCCATGCCGCGTGCAATATCCAAAGCAAAGTGTACGGCCTGGCTGGTGTCCACCACAACGCCCGAGGCGCCATGCAACAGATTGAACAACGAGGAGCGTGGCATaaactacaaataaatttacaattaaaagatATAGCTGAGATGTGGGAGAATCGATACTTACCTGACTAATGACCACCAGATTGGGCGGTGAATTGCAGGCACCAATAATAGGCAAAATGTTGGGATGCGAGAAAATGCGCAGCTTGGGAAACTCCTCGTTAAAGTCACGTGAAATGCGCGACGTGCACTGACGCACAGCTAGAATCTGTCAAAGAATAGAAACCGTTTAATTGTATCTCTATTAAGAGCTGGTTAAGTACTAACCTTGGCAATAACATCGTTCTTTTGCCAGCGACCGCGCCACGTCTCTCCGGAGGGCGCCACCGACAGCTTCGTGTGCAGATCCAGATCACCCATGCTAATGCCCTTGAAGCGCGACAAGGTGGCGTCACGGGAGCGTGTCTTCATGCCCAGCCAACTCTGCTCCTTGAAACTGATGACCTTCATCTCCTGGCCGCTCTTCTCGGCCAGATCCTGCATGCGCTTGCCCAGACTTGGCTTGGCCTTGTCCACTGGCGTGTGACCATCCTTATTGGCAATGCTGACCAATGCACCAGCATTCAACAGATCCTCGCATATCATGTCATAGCCCCAGAAGCAGGCATAGTGAAGTGGTGTGTTTCCATGCTCATTAACAGCATTCACATCCGATCGCTCTCGTAGCAACTGTGTGagtcaataaatatattaatgtgTGCCTCTATATTGGCGTCATCATTAAATCAACTCACCATTTGAACCACATCGCGATGTCCGTGGGCGGCAGCCAGATGTAGGGGAATGTCGTCGCCCATGTTGGTGGCATTGACGCGAGCGCCGCGTTGCAACAGCGTCTCCACAAGCTTGGCATGCCCCTCCTTGGCCACCCAGTGCAGTGGACTGAAGCCATGATCATCACTACCAGCaataaagagagagcgagcaagaaagagagcaagagagaaacacacacattcacatattTAGTTTGATTGTTTACACAACACAAGAATAAATCATGACGTCACTTCTCGATACATTCAATCTCAATTGGTTTATCTTATGTGTAGCCCAAAATAGCAGATATTTGCAAACTATTTGATGTACTTTCAAACCATATGCACAATTTACATTCATTTAAAACCATTTAAACCCGATTTTACCCCAAATTCATGTCATGCTCGGTCTCATCCAGCCAGAGGCGCACTTGAATTGAGTTGCCCTCGCGGCACCAGTGAAATATATCCTCCATATCTTTACTACACGCGTTTATTATGCACTTTAACAATGTTTTAACCACGAATTGCacttaatttacattaaaaaccgtctaaaaactttaaaattgcaGCAGTTGTTATGTTGGTGGGCTGCAAtcagtgttttattttttattaaattggcaacactgatgtggaaacactgttttggcccaaaaggctgccacccaTCAAAATTGTCCGATCTGGTAAGCCGCACCATTTTAggtaaaatgtcaaaaatagtAGCTTGGAATAAATATACCTTGTTaaacttttcttaatttagaattaattttttcagatattttgaaagagttttgttgatatttctatattattttataattaattttgtcaaaccttcattaaaacttTAACCTATATCTTATACAATTTCGAATTATAAATTCTAAGCTATTGcacttttcaatttgcattacctaaaatttaaattcagcaaCGCTATCGGTATTGTTTTCTGTTGCAAATTTATCGGCAGCTTCTACAATGTGATCGCTTTCGATTAAAAAAACAGCTGTTTAGAGCGCATTGCCAAGTGAATGCCAAAAACGTGCGTTTCGCATAacgcatttgtttttgtttaaataaagttagttATTGTTAAAGTAAGCAAATATTAAAGCAGCAATATGAAACTAAGCACTTATAATTTCCTAACTTCGATGGCCATCAAGGGTGTCAAGGTTGGATATCCACTGAAGCTGACGGTGAGTATTGCAGACCTCTTATTGATTGTTCCATGACTTTAATATGTTTTCTACAGATCAGCAAAAAGGATGTGGTAGAAAGTGAATTTAATCCTGTATTTATAGAAAGGCTGCTGCCCAAGCTGGACTGGTCAGCCATATATGGCGCTGCACAGGTGGTGAGTGGAATTACCTTCGCTTTTAGTAGCAAGTCGGAAACTCTGCAATGCCCAACTGcaagagaccctgtacttattctGTAAAAATTCTATTACACGAAGAAACCACACAAGATTTGTAGCGTTAATgggtttgtttttcttttgacagcgctaaatgattttttttaataactcgtcttcttttcaaaaattcaaaaacaaactttgttTGCTTAGGATatgcataaatttgtttgccaagcttggtgtctctagctcttatagtcacTGAGATCCAAGTATTCTTTCATAAGAGACtctaaataaatcattttctgGTTTCAGGCGGAATGCGCTGAAGATATTCCCGAATCTCAACCCGAAAACATAACCGAGAATGAGCAGCTGATGCAGAAACTGCATCACTTGTTGTTTGAAATAGATGTGCTCGAGGGTCAGCTGGAGTGCCCGGAAACAGGAAGAGTATTTCCCATAACCGATGGTATACCCAATATGCTGCTAAACGAAGACGAAGTTTGAGGATTCCAAAATGTTTTGTACCAATCACGCATATTACTAAGTtagttagttttaaatatcgaTTTATATTTCAAGCTGCAAAGTTTGtctataaaaaatgttgttaatacGACcaccaaaataattaattagagATTGGATGGaatatgtgaatgtgtgtggatgtgcaagagtatacttaaatattagcgattatacgagtacatatatgtattttttgttttgtttgttttgggAAACACTTGGAGCAAAATGCGTTACGACATGTAAAAGTTAAGTCTGGTTTACTGGAGGGCAGCTTCTAATTTAATGGTTTTGGCACTCGCAGGGACATCGCTTGTTATCCTATTTtctaattacatttaattttcgcATAGATGCTGCCCTTGGCCAAGTCCTTTTTGGCGCCTTTGCAGAGCTTCTCATTCCGTCCAGTTGGCTTATAACTACGTTCAGCTGCCAACAAATTGACATCGGCTCCTTGAGGGGATTGTTTCTGGGTCAGCGCTGTGTTCGGGCCATTCCAAGTGACGTAATCAGCACTATAAAaagaaagttttcttttagaattatttaagttaaaagttGACCGACTTACAGCAATAGATTCTCGTCGGCGCCTTTGGTCAACTGAGAATTGGGCCCCAAAGTGGCCATGCGTTCGATAAGCGACTGAAATTCGGCGGATTCCGAAATGTGAGAGTTCTCCAAATGCGCTGAAAGCTGACGCTGTCTGTGAGGGATGAAATTCTTTGATAAGTTCTTTTtcgtttgaaaatattaacagATTATTTTCTAGGgattataaaaattgcttcATGCCTAAGAAAAGTTcagcattgaaatcaaaataagcTGACAACGTGCAAAGTTAAAAAACATGCGCCAAATTTTAGAAAACGAAACGGTAATAGGTTAATTGGTTTAACGGTTATGGGCATACTTCAGTGAATCAGTTTTGGCGCGCGAACGACACTCGATTGCCTTCGTTATGGAGCTGGCCGAGGCGGATGCCAAAGATGAGGACGCCATTGATGTTGTGTAGGAGGAATAGGAGGAATTGCTATTCGAGCCATGCAAATAGCCATTgatgctgtagttgttgttgttgtaattgttgtacttgctgttgttgttgttgaaggaTGAACGTGCCAGGATACTTTTGGTGGTCAAACGTTCATAGCAAGGAAGATGTGGTGACTGTGCTGGTGAGACATATGAATGTGATGATGCAATTGATGGTGATGTGGTTTTTAgctcctgttcctgctgctgttgttgttcccgttgttgttgctgttgctgctcctccAGGGGTGAATTACTAAGGATAACCTGTGTGGTGGCCGTTGTGGGTGTCGTGACATTGATGGATGGCAAATGGCGATGTACCTTATGTGGCTTATtgctgataatgataatgatgatgggcagtgggcgtggcagcgcACATAGCAAACAAGCAAAGGTGTAAGTATGTGTGgcgggtgtatgtgtgtatgtgtgtgtgtgtgtgtgtgtgtggcagcaacaaaggTTTACAGAGAAAATAGGCAATCGATTAACAAAACTGATAAAGCAGCAGAGTCAAGAGGCTGAGGTGGGATGAATACCAAAACAGTAGCTTCTCAGCTCAACCTTAGCCATATTACGTACCTCTGTGGCACAGATCCTTCCACCTGCTCCACCGCCAGCGTCTTGCAGCTCTCTTGTTGCATGCCCCTGGCTGTGGCATGCTTTTTATTGCGCTGCTCGTCCTCGTCCTGGACAATCTGTAAGATTTGCGTGGCACGATCCTCTGCATAATTGACCGATTCGAGAGCCATCAAAATAATGCGCTCTGGAATCTGGGGATACTTTTCCTTGAACATGGCTTCCACTAAGAATTAAACGAGTTAAAATTTGAGAGAAAGAAGTGGAAGAATCAGAATCTTACTGTCTTTCTTCTCCTCTGCCGTGTACTCCTTGGGACG
This genomic interval carries:
- the LOC117788117 gene encoding integrin-linked protein kinase homolog pat-4; protein product: MEDIFHWCREGNSIQVRLWLDETEHDMNLGDDHGFSPLHWVAKEGHAKLVETLLQRGARVNATNMGDDIPLHLAAAHGHRDVVQMLLRERSDVNAVNEHGNTPLHYACFWGYDMICEDLLNAGALVSIANKDGHTPVDKAKPSLGKRMQDLAEKSGQEMKVISFKEQSWLGMKTRSRDATLSRFKGISMGDLDLHTKLSVAPSGETWRGRWQKNDVIAKILAVRQCTSRISRDFNEEFPKLRIFSHPNILPIIGACNSPPNLVVISQFMPRSSLFNLLHGASGVVVDTSQAVHFALDIARGMAFLHSLERIIPTYHLNSHHVMIDDDLTARINMGDAKFSFQEKGRIYQPAWMSPEALQRKPADRNWEASDMWSFAVLIWELTTREVPFAEWSPMECGMKIALEGLRVKIPPGTSSHMSKLISICMNEDPGKRPKFDMVVPILEKMKR
- the LOC117788472 gene encoding multifunctional methyltransferase subunit TRM112-like protein — protein: MKLSTYNFLTSMAIKGVKVGYPLKLTISKKDVVESEFNPVFIERLLPKLDWSAIYGAAQVAECAEDIPESQPENITENEQLMQKLHHLLFEIDVLEGQLECPETGRVFPITDGIPNMLLNEDEV
- the LOC117788471 gene encoding nuclear transcription factor Y subunit beta isoform X2; the protein is MSDAGASNGHGGYQKLPPGWDCKYDQATGNCYYINYLTKAMQLEDPRGGRNYKQLQNERCSTESIALQPMTQSSHHSSPFHVVYPSNNLTAVRAFQEREQRQQPALHNLSTSPLLSASSRGQLEMSSPLPFQRARLASNMSRRSTIQETSFSHHSDTNVVVTKIQNMFPTADENHIRLLLKRYMKNIFPKADEMLLLDTLANADNNVQYASEKLISLGYIKRDVQQPHRPNNRPPQLGQDQEQGNDQGVQHIPLRPKEYTAEEKKDMEAMFKEKYPQIPERIILMALESVNYAEDRATQILQIVQDEDEQRNKKHATARGMQQESCKTLAVEQVEGSVPQSNKPHKVHRHLPSINVTTPTTATTQVILSNSPLEEQQQQQQREQQQQQEQELKTTSPSIASSHSYVSPAQSPHLPCYERLTTKSILARSSFNNNNSKYNNYNNNNYSINGYLHGSNSNSSYSSYTTSMASSSLASASASSITKAIECRSRAKTDSLKQRQLSAHLENSHISESAEFQSLIERMATLGPNSQLTKGADENLLLADYVTWNGPNTALTQKQSPQGADVNLLAAERSYKPTGRNEKLCKGAKKDLAKGSIYAKIKCN